A region from the Rhodamnia argentea isolate NSW1041297 chromosome 7, ASM2092103v1, whole genome shotgun sequence genome encodes:
- the LOC125315851 gene encoding uncharacterized protein LOC125315851, with product MSSTSRVWVVAASVAAVEALKDQGFCRWNYTIRSIHQHAKNRAKSSFSQANSKKRSPQSSTAAVSRRLAVEAEGKRSEESMRKVLYLSSWGPY from the coding sequence ATGAGCTCAACAAGCAGAGTGTGGGTCGTCGCGGCCAGCGTCGCCGCCGTGGAGGCCCTCAAGGACCAAGGGTTCTGCCGGTGGAACTACACCATCCGGTCGATCCACCAGCACGCCAAGAACCGGGCCAAGTCCTCCTTCTCTCAGGCCAACAGCAAGAAGCGATCTCCTCAGTCGTCGACTGCGGCGGTTTCGAGGAGGCTAGCGGTAGAAGCGGAGGGGAAGCGGTCGGAGGAGTCGATGAGGAAGGTCTTGTACTTGAGCTCTTGGG